AGTGGGCCACGGTGCCCATGGCATAAGGGGCTTGCTCGAGACCCCGCAAAAAATCCAGGTATTGTTGGCGCAGCGGGTGGATAGGCTGCGCGGGCAGCTCGAGGTGGGCCAGCCAGTCCAGCTCTTCTACCGTGACCAGCAGGGCATTGGCCATAATCAGGCGGTGTCGCTGCGGCGCCCGGCGCAACAGCGAAGTTTGCAGCCCCAGCATGGCTTCATAAAGGTACTTCTCCTGCACCAACCAGCGCTCAAAGGCACCGTCTGAGACCTTTCCCCGGCGCAGCCGGTGCAAGAACGGCTGTTCGGTCAGCGTGGCCCATTCCCTAAAGCCCCGAAGGTCAAACACCCTTTAAGCGTGAGGTCAAATAGGCTCGGTGGGTGTGCACAGGGCTAAGATTGAATGTTGTGCGCACAATGGATGCCCCTGCGAACTGTGATCGCGGTTCCCACCAAGAGGGCTCACGCGATGGCTCGTATGGTAGTCCCTACAGCAAAAAACCACTGTAGGGACTATTCGTGGGAATCGCACTGACACTACCCCACTTACTCAATTTCGGCGTTTTTCAATGTGCTATGGCGCATTATAGAGTGCATTTTGCAGGGCCTCGGCAAACGCATAGGGCTGGTCAATCCAAGGGTAATGACCGGCGCCCTCAATCACTTCAAGCCGCCCTCCCACCAAGTCGGCGACGGTCTGGGCCTCTGGGTAGCTGCTGGCATCCAAAGCCCCGACCAGCACCGCAGTGGGGGTGTGAACCTCGAGCAAAAACGGGGTGTAATCCAGACGCCACAGCCCGTTCAGGACAAACATCCGCCCCGGCGTGTCGGCCCCCACCACGGTAGCGCCTTCCGCCATCCATTCGTACTCCATACGGCTGTGCAAGCTGGGAAACAGCAGCTTGTCGAAGGCTGCTTTAGGCTCCACCTGGGCAAAAGCTTCTTGAAGCAGCCGGGTGCCGTCCTGGGGCTCCTCTACCTGGACATCGCTAAAGCCCAGCAACTCCTGCGAGGCCCTATAAAGTTGTGCCGCAAGCCAGGGAAAGTTGGTCCAGGGGTTAATAAGCACCAACCCCTGGGTGGTTTCTGGCGAACGGCGGGCATACTCCAGCGCCAGCAAACCCCCAAAGCCGTGTCCCAGCAAAGTCCAGGTATCCAGCCCCAGGTGGTCGCGTAGGTGAAAAAGGTCACCCACCAAAGCATCCAAGGTGAACAGGCCCGGCTCTTCCGGCAATGCAGGGCTGCGGCCCCCGCCTCGCTGGTCGAGGTAGAGCACCCGGAAACCCTCCAGGTACTCTTCCAGCCCTTCTCGAAGGGCATAGCTACTGCCCCCCGGCCCCCCATGCAGCACCAGAATAGCGGGGGCCTGGGGAGGGCCGGTGTCCTCAAGGTAGACCTCTACCCCATCGTCCACGGCAATCAAATCTATTTCTTCGCGCATATTCTTTTTTGGCCTGAAGCCCCAGGCCGAAGGCGAAAAGGACATTAGCTTTGCCGGCTACCCTCCTCGAGCAGCTCAAAACTCCAGTTGCGAAAGCCCTCCAGTTTTGCAGCGGCTTGCTCCATTTCCGGGGTATGGCCCCATACCTCGAGCAGATAGAGTGCCTGATCCGCACGATAGAGCAGCCGATAGGGATGAGGAAACTGCCGCGCCAGACTCCGCAGGGCTTCTAGGTTTGGGCCTTCTACAAAAAGCACCTTCATTGGCTTCTACTGTACTCCCTTATCGGTTGCGACCCCTAGCTCACTTGGGAGAAGCCCCGCCGCTTACACCCCGCCACACATGCTCTAAAAACAGCACCTCGCTGGCTTCCTCGAGACGCTTACTTCGAGGAAGCCCCGCCACTTACACCCCGCCACACATGCTCTAAAAACAGCACCTCGCTGGCTTCCTCGAGGCTCGTCATCAGCGAGTAGGCTTGCAAAAGGGCTTTTTCTGGAACTGGCTCGGTGCTTTTGATAAAGGCCCCGTGGCCGCGCACCACGCAGGCCCGATGGCTCTGCAGGGCCTGCGCCACTGCTAGGGCGGCCTCTTCGGTAGCCGAGGTGGTTTGGGGGGCCACTACAGGAATCTGCTCGAAGTAGTAGCGCCCCTCGAGGTCTATGGGCACTATGCTATCGAGGTGAAACGAAAGGGCAATGGCGTGACGGGGATGGGCATGCACCACTGCGGTGGCGTCGGTTTGTCGGTAGATGGCCCGGTGAATCACCCGCTCCACCGAAGCGGCGGAGTCGCGCTCGGGGTCGGGCTCGAGAGGCAGCCACAGGAGGTCGTCCGGGGTCAGGTGGGCTTTTTGAACGCCCGAGCGGGTGATCCAGAGCCCTTTTCCATCCCGCACCGAGAAATTGCCCGAGGTGGCCGAGGCCAGTCCGGCGGCAAATAAATCGGCGCCTACCTGCTGAAAGGTGAGATAAAGTTTGGCTTTCATGAACTACCAGTACATATCAAGATTTGCCTTTATCCCTGTAACAAATCGGCTATGAAGAGGCATCTACCCCACGCTGTAACTAGCTCACCAACCGTCCCAAATATCATAGGCTGTAAGCGTAAGCCTACAGCCTATGGTCACACCTCTAATTTAGGCTTCGCGGCCCGGCTGCTCGGGGCGTACCCCAGGGCGGCGGGGCCCAACGGGTGCTTGTTCGGCTTCGCGGCGGGCTTCCTCGAGGCGCTTCAAGGTCTTCTGGTCTACTACCTGGGTATCGCGCACAAAGTCGGAGCCGGTGCCGGCAGGAATCAGCTTGCCCAGGATCACGTTTTCCTTCAGGCCAATGAGCTCGTCGAGCTTACCCGCGATGGCCGCTTCGGTGAGCACATGGGTGGTGTGCTGGAAGCTGGCCGCCGAGAGCCAGCTCTTGGTCGAGAGGGCGCTCTTGGTCACCCCCATCAGCACCGGCTTCCAGCTTGCCGGGGTTTTGCCTTCGGCCATCAGGGCCTCGTTGGCCGACTCCACATCCCACTTCTCGATCACCTGGCCCTCGAGGTAACGGCTATCGCCCGCGTCGGTGATCTCCACGTACTTAAGCATCTGCCGCACGATGGTCTCGATGTGCTTGTCGTGCAGCTTCACCCCCTGGGCCCGGTATACGCGCTGAATTTCGTCGGTCAGGTAGCGCTCTACCGCCTCGGGGCCCTTGGCTTCCAAGAGCTGGTGGGGGTCTATGGCCCCACGGGTCAGGGGCTGGCCGGCCTCCACCGTCTCGCCTTCCTTGACGGTGATGCGGGCCTCCTTGGGCACTTTGTACTCCTTGGAAAAGCCCTCGCTGGTTACATAGATGATGGTCTTGTCCTCGAGCTCCTCGATGTGCACCACCCCGTCAATCTCGGCAATCACTGCCTTGGCTTTGGGGCGACGGGCCTCAAAAAGCTCAATTACACGGGGCAGACCCTGGGTGATGTCGGTGCCGGTGGCCACCCCGCCGGTGTGGAAGGTGCGCATGGTGAGCTGAGTGCCAGGCTCGCCGATAGACTCCGCCGCTACCACCCCCACGCTCTCGCCGATGGAAACCAGCTTGGCCGCCGAGAGATCCCAGCCATAGCACTGTTGGCAGACCCCGTAGCGGGTGCGGCAGGTGAGGGGGGAGCGCACCGGAACCTCCTCGATCAGGCGCTCCTCGGCAGCCTTGACGATCAGGTTCACGTCCTCGAGGCTGAGCTGGTGCCCATCGGCAAACACCCGGCCCTTAATCTCGAACTCACGCGCCACCGTGCGGCCATACAGCCCCGACTCGATGTCGCTCTTTTTGCGCA
This genomic stretch from Meiothermus sp. harbors:
- a CDS encoding alpha/beta fold hydrolase yields the protein MREEIDLIAVDDGVEVYLEDTGPPQAPAILVLHGGPGGSSYALREGLEEYLEGFRVLYLDQRGGGRSPALPEEPGLFTLDALVGDLFHLRDHLGLDTWTLLGHGFGGLLALEYARRSPETTQGLVLINPWTNFPWLAAQLYRASQELLGFSDVQVEEPQDGTRLLQEAFAQVEPKAAFDKLLFPSLHSRMEYEWMAEGATVVGADTPGRMFVLNGLWRLDYTPFLLEVHTPTAVLVGALDASSYPEAQTVADLVGGRLEVIEGAGHYPWIDQPYAFAEALQNALYNAP
- a CDS encoding class II aldolase/adducin family protein, which gives rise to MKAKLYLTFQQVGADLFAAGLASATSGNFSVRDGKGLWITRSGVQKAHLTPDDLLWLPLEPDPERDSAASVERVIHRAIYRQTDATAVVHAHPRHAIALSFHLDSIVPIDLEGRYYFEQIPVVAPQTTSATEEAALAVAQALQSHRACVVRGHGAFIKSTEPVPEKALLQAYSLMTSLEEASEVLFLEHVWRGVSGGASSK